In Triticum aestivum cultivar Chinese Spring chromosome 5B, IWGSC CS RefSeq v2.1, whole genome shotgun sequence, the following proteins share a genomic window:
- the LOC123112683 gene encoding respiratory burst oxidase homolog protein B, whose protein sequence is MHNYGGGGGAGDIVEAGGERAVLPHSGPLVGKRAATRKSARFADSVSAPLRRGNHHHGQDDDDDDYVEVTLDVRDDSVAVHSVKPAPGGEEDPDVTLLARALETRSSSYGGRAHGGGVLRNASTRIKQVSQELRKIASVKRRPSRIDRSKSAAAHALKGLKFISRPDGWPAVEKRFDELAENGGLLHRSKFGKCIGMKELAFAGELFDALARRRDISGDSISKAELLEFWDQISDTSFDSRLQTFFDMVDKDADGRITEAEVGQIIGLSAAANDLKKITERTEEYARLIMEELDPDNLGYIELSNLETLLLQAPPTQPTRGGSGTTSSRNLSQMLSQHLKPTTEPNPLRRWYRRASYFLEDNWRRCWVIILWFSICAGLFAWKFVQYRRRAVFEVMGYCVCVAKGGAETLKFNMALVLLPVCRNTITWLRNRTAAGRVVPFDDNLNFHKVIAAGITVGAGMHIISHLACDFPRLLHATEEEYEPMKPFFGDVKPPNYWWFVKGTEGWTGLVMLALMAVAFTLATPWFRRGRVRLPGPLSRLTGFNAFWYTHHLFIIVYALLIVHGHFLYLTKKWQKKSTWMYLAAPMVLYACERLARALRSSVRPVKILKVAVYPGNVLSLRFSKPQGFRCKSGQYIFVNCAAVSPFQWHPFSITSAPHDDYISVHIRTLGDWTRELKSVFEKVCRPPTDGKSGLLRAEYAGDGGAMPSPSSFPTVLIDGPYGAPAQDYKQYDVVLLVGLGIGATPMISIIKDIINNMKRLDGDIESGSPSDRSVSAASFRTRRAYFYWVTREEGSFDWFRGVMDEVAESDKKGIIELHNYCTSVYEEGDARSALIAMLQSLNHAKHGVDVVSGTRVKTHFARPNWRKVYKDIAIAHAGQRVGVFYCGAPVLIKELRQLAQDFSRKTSTKFEFHKENF, encoded by the coding sequence ATGCATAActacggaggcggcggcggggcgggggacATCGTGGAGGCGGGCGGCGAGAGGGCCGTGCTGCCCCACAGCGGGCCTCTGGTCGGGAAGCGCGCCGCCACGCGGAAGAGCGCGCGGTTCGCGGACTCCGTGTCCGCGCCGCTGCGCCGCGGGAACCACCACCATGgccaggacgacgacgacgacgactacgtGGAGGTCACCCTCGACGTGCGGGACGACTCGGTGGCCGTGCACAGCGTCAAGCCGGCGCCCGGCGGCGAGGAGGACCCCGACGTCACGCTGCTGGCGCGGGCGCTGGAGACGCGCTCCTCCTCGTACGGCGGCAGGGCCCATGGCGGCGGCGTGCTCCGGAACGCGTCGACAAGGATCAAGCAGGTGTCGCAGGAGCTCCGGAAAATCGCGTCCGTCAAGCGCCGCCCCAGCCGCATCGACCGGTCCAAGTCCGCCGCCGCGCACGCGCTCAAGGGGCTCAAGTTCATCAGCCGCCCCGACGGCTGGCCCGCCGTTGAGAAGCGCTTCGACGAGCTCGCCGAGAACGGCGGCCTCCTCCACCGCTCCAAGTTCGGCAAGTGCATCGGGATGAAGGAGCTCGCCTTCGCCGGCGAGCTGTTCGACGCGCTCGCCAGGCGCCGGGACATCTCCGGGGACAGCATCAGCAAGGCGGAGCTGCTCGAGTTCTGGGACCAGATCTCCGACACCAGCTTCGACAGCCGCCTGCAGACCTTCTTCGACATGGTGGACAAGGACGCCGACGGCAGGATCACCGAGGCGGAGGTCGGGCAGATCATCGGGCTCAGCGCCGCCGCCAACGACCTCAAGAAGATCACGGAGCGCACAGAAGAGTACGCCCGGCTCATCATGGAGGAGCTCGACCCCGACAACCTCGGCTACATCGAGCTGTCCAACCTGGAGACGCTGCTGCTGCAGGCGCCGCCGACCCAGCCGACGCGGGGCGGGAGCGGGACGACCAGCAGCCGTAACCTCAGCCAGATGCTGAGCCAGCACCTCAAGCCGACGACGGAGCCCAACCCGCTCCGCCGGTGGTACCGCCGCGCCAGCTACTTCCTGGAGGACAACTGGCGCCGTTGCTGGGTGATCATCCTGTGGTTCTCCATCtgcgccggcctcttcgcctggaAGTTCGTGCAGTACCGGCGGCGCGCCGTGTTCGAGGTGATGGGCTACTGCGTGTGCGTCGCCAAGGGCGGCGCCGAGACGCTCAAGTTCAACATGGCGCTCGTGCTCCTCCCCGTGTGCCGCAACACCATCACGTGGCTCCGCAACCGCACCGCCGCGGGGCGGGTCGTGCCGTTCGACGACAACCTCAACTTCCACAAGGTGATCGCCGCGGGGAtcaccgtcggcgccgggatgCACATCATCTCCCATTTGGCGTGCGACTTCCCGCGGCTGCTGCACGCCACCGAGGAGGAGTACGAGCCGATGAAGCCTTTCTTCGGCGACGTCAAGCCGCCCAACTACTGGTGGTTCGTCAAGGGCACGGAGGGGTGGACGGGGCTGGTGATGCTGGCGCTCATGGCCGTCGCCTTCACGCTCGCCACGCCGTGGTTCCGCCGCGGCAGGGTCCGCCTCCCGGGGCCGCTCAGCCGGCTCACCGGGTTCAACGCCTTCTGGTACACGCACCACCTCTTCATCATCGTCTACGCGCTGCTCATCGTCCACGGCCACTTCCTCTACCTCACCAAGAAGTGGCAGAAGAAGTCGACGTGGATGTACCTGGCGGCGCCGATGGTCCTGTACGCGTGCGAGCGGCTGGCGCGGGCGCTCCGGTCCAGCGTGCGGCCGGTGAAGATACTCAAGGTCGCCGTGTACCCCGGCAACGTGCTGTCGCTGCGCTTCTCCAAGCCGCAGGGGTTCAGGTGCAAGAGCGGGCAGTACATCTTCGTCAACTGCGCCGCCGTCTCGCCGTTCCAGTGGCACCCGTTCTCCATCACGTCGGCGCCGCACGACGACTACATCAGCGTCCACATCAGGACGCTCGGCGACTGGACCCGGGAGCTCAAGAGCGTCTTCGAGAAGGTTTGCCGGCCGCCGACGGACGGGAAGAGCGGGCTGCTCCGGGCAGAGTACGCCGGTGACGGCGGTGCCATGCCCAGCCCGAGCAGCTTCCCCACGGTGCTGATCGACGGGCCGTACGGCGCGCCGGCGCAGGACTACAAGCAATACGACGTGGTGCTGCTGGTGGGGCTGGGCATCGGGGCCAcgcccatgatctccatcatcaaggACATCATCAACAACATGAAGCGGCTCGACGGCGACATCGAGTCCGGCAGCCCCAGCGACAGGAGCGTGTCGGCGGCGTCGTTCCGGACGCGGCGCGCCTACTTCTACTGGGTGACGCGGGAGGAAGGCTCCTTCGACTGGTTCCGCGGCGTCATGGACGAGGTGGCCGAGAGCGACAAGAAGGGCATCATCGAGCTCCATAACTACTGCACCAGCGTCTACGAGGAAGGGGACGCCCGGTCGGCGCTCATCGCCATGCTCCAGTCCCTCAACCACGCCAAGCACGGCGTCGACGTCGTCTCCGGCACACGCGTCAAGACCCACTTCGCCCGGCCCAACTGGCGCAAAGTCTACAAGGACATCGCCATCGCCCACGCCGGGCAGCGCGTCGGAGTGTTCTACTGCGGCGCACCGGTGCTGATAAAGGAGCTGCGCCAGCTTGCCCAAGATTTCTCGAGGAAGACGAGCACCAAATTCGAGTTCCACAAGGAGAATTTCTAA